CCAAGGGGGCGGCCGACCCCGAGGAGCCGGCGCAGGTCGCGGCCTGAGCGGTACACCGGCGGCGCTCCGGCGGCGCGTCGGTGGTACGTGGGCGGGGCGGCGGTGATACGCGGGGGCGTGCAGGCGGCGCTCCGGCGGCGCGTCGGTGGTACGTGGGCGGCGCTCCGTGCCCGGCCGCCGCGCTCCGTGCCCGGCCGCCGCAAGTCCGGTGTGTGAGCCGGTCGCGGCCCTGGTGAGGGGCGCCCACCGGGCCCTGTGCCACCGCGGCCCGGCGCCGGGCCGCGGTGGGGTGCCCCGCGGTCAGGAGCGACCCTGGAGGTACCGCAGCCAGGTCGTGCTGTCGGCGGTCCGGTCGGGGGCGGGCGCGCGGCCGTGGCGTCCACGGCTCCGCCCTTCCCGGCGTCCGGCGATGAGCCAGATCACAGGAAGCAGCGTCAGCCACAGCAGGACGACGGCCACCGGGCCGGTTTCCGTCTCGTAGCCGACGATGCCCGCCGGCATGGAGGCCAGCACGGTCCCCACGGTCCAACGGCCCCACAGGGCCACCGGGCCGGGATGTGATCGCTGCCGCGCGTGCCGTACCGCCGTGGCTCCCGCATAGCCGCCGTAGCCTCCCACCGCCAGCAGACCGAGCCCGAGAGCGGTCTGGAACTCGGGCAGGCCGTCCGGCGTGTCGCCGGACTCCTGGGTGACCCCGTCCTTGGTGACGGCGGTGGCGTAGTCGCGCCAGACGGTCACGGTGATGTGGTCGCCCTTGCGCAGATGCCTCAGCAGCGGTTCCTCGTCGCCCATGTCGAGTTCCGCGGGAATCGGGCGCGGGCCGTCGAGCTTGAGGAGGTACAGCCCGCTCCGGGCCGTGTGCTCGACGACCGTCCCCCGGACCGTCGCGGGGTACGTGCGCAGGCAGTCGGCCGAGGGAGACACCGGGACGGCGCACGGCCGGGCGGACCGAAAGACCCGTACCTCGTCCACGCTGTCCGGCACGGTGGACAAGGCGGCGACGCCCGCCAAGGCTGCCACTGCGCCCAGGAGCGCGACGGACAGCCCCCAGGCCCGCGTCCACCACGTGCGGCCGCGCCGCCGTGCCTCCGCTCTCCTGCTCCTGGTCCTGGTCACCTGACCTCTTTCCGCTTTCCCGCATGCTCGCTGTGGGGCGTATTGAGCCACAGGGCGTCCCCCGGCGGGCAGGCGGGGCCACGGCATGCTCCTCGCGGGGATGACTGCCGGAACCCGGCAGCATGCGGACGCGGGTGTCCATGGCCCGTCAGGTCAGGTCGTCGCCGGGCGCCCGATCCGGCGGCCAGGCGCCACACGGTCCTCCGTGCGTACGTGCGGTGCCGCCGGAAGGGCCTCCAGGTGTGTCCTCACACACCGGCCCACCCGATGCGAGCCGGCACATCCCACCCGAACACATCCCACCCGGGCGCATCCCACCCGGGCGCATCCCACCCGGGCGTGTGCGACTCGGCGCCCGCGGCCCGCGCCGGCGGCTGCCGGCCTCGCCGGGGGGCGGTCGCCGACCGGCGCCCAACGGGCCGCCCCGGCACCGGGGTCCGGGGTCCGGGGTCACGGTGTCCCGTAGCCGCCGAACGGGACCGTGAAGCAGGCCACTCGGGTGCCCGCGCCGCCCTGCTCGGCGTGCAGGACGACCGACTGCGCCCCACCGCGCCGCAGCCCCCACCGGTGCCGGGTCTCGGCGTTGCCCTCCCCGGCGGCGTCGGCGGTGAAGTCCAGCCACAGTTCGTTCGCGGGATCGGCGCCCGGCGCGGCCAGGTGCTGGTAGTGCGGCCCCGCTCCGGCGGGGTCCGCGTCGCACGGCGCGGTGTGCACATGGGCGCCGAAAGCGTGCCCCGGCTTCACCCCGCCCACGCGGGCCCGTACCACGGTCCCCGACCTCTCGGTCGTCTGCTCCACCACGATCCACGCCCCCGCCGGCACAAGCGTCCGGTCGTAGGTGAGCGCCGTCGACGGGACGAACGAACCGGGCGGAGTGAACCGGCCGTACGCCCGCAGCGCCACCCCTTCGCCAGCGGCGGGCGCGCCGACGGAACCGGAGAGTCGGGTCCCGTCGGCACGACGGGTTTCGTCCGACGACGGCACCTGGACGCCGTCGGGCCGGGCGCGGCCGGGGAGAGCCCCATCGGGTGAGACGCCACCGTGTGAGCGGTCCCCGTGTGGGGCACCGCCATGTGGGACGCCACCGTGTGCGTCCCCCTGTGCGTCCCCGTGTGGGAGGTCCCCGTGTGAGACGCCGCCGGACGGGGCCGTCCCCGCTCCTGCGGACGGGGCCGTCGCCGCTCCTTCGGACGGTGCCGCTCCATGGGACAGTGCCGCTCCATGGGACGGTGCCGCTCCTGCGGCTCCGGCGACCGGGCCGAACCGATCGCCGTCTCGGAGCCCGTGGCCCACTCCATAGGCCGCGCCCAAGACGCCTACCGCCAGCGTCACCAGGGCCGCCACCCCCGCCCGTGCGCCTGCAGCCGCCATTGCCACTCCTCGTCTCCGGGTGCCCACGGTCCGCGTACGCGCCCAGCCGGCGTACGCACGGGGCCCTCGTACCGCGAGCGGACCGGCGGTGTCCCGAGCCGCGCCCGGAGCGGGGCCGCGACCGGACGGACTGCACTCGTACGGCCGTGTCCGGCGTCACCCCGACCCTGACGATCTCCCCGGTCCGCGCAGGCGTACGCTCTATGGCTGTCATGCCGCCCCTGCCGCTCCCCTGCGACGTCGCGGCGTTGTCATCCAGTGGGGAGTCGTGGTGTTCGAGGCCGTGGGGCTGCTGCTCGGCAGCCCATGGATCTATGCGGTGGTGGCGCTGTCCGTGCTCCTCGACGTGTTCCTGCCCGTGCTGCCGAGCGGCGTGCTGGTGATCACTGCCGCGACGGCGGCGGCGGGGACGACGGCCGCGGCGGGACAGGGCGCGGTGACCGGAACGACCGCGTTCGCGTCGGCCGCCATCCAAGCGTCCGGTGACGCGCCCTCGGTGCCGGCGCTGCTGCTGTGCGCGGCGACCGCGTCCGTGCTCGGTGACCTGGTCGCCTATCGGCTCGCCCGGCGCGGCGGGGAGCGGCTGGACCGCGCCATCGCCCGCTCCCGGCGTCTGGTGGCGGCACGGGAACGCCTCGGCGCGGCACTGAGCCGGGGCGGTGGACTGCTCGTCGTCATCGCCCGGTTCGCACCGGCGGGCCGGTCCGTCGTCTCCCTCGGCGCGGGCGCGGCGCACCGCAAGGTGCGGGAGTTCCTGCCCTGGTCGGCCCTGGCCGCCGTGGCCTGGGCGGGCTACAGCGTCGGCCTCGGCTGGTTCGGCGGGCAGTGGCTGGGCGCGACCTGGGTGGGCGTGGCGGTGTCCGTCGCCGCCCTCTTCGGCGCGGGCTTCGTCGCGGCCTATGTCATGCGGCGTCCGGCGCCGGATCCTGCGTAGCCTTCCGCGTCGCGCCTGCGCCGCCGCGCACCTCCAGCCCGTCGAGAAGCTTTCGCGTCGCCGCCGCCACCTCGTCGACTGCGCGGTCGAACACCTCCCGGTTGTGCGCGGCGGGCGCCCGGAACCCGGACACCTTCCGTATGAACTGCAGGGCGGCGGCCCTGATGTCCTCCTCGGTGGCTTCTTCGGGGAGGACGGGCGGTCGAAGGGTCTTGATGCTGCGGCACATGAATCCAGTGTGGGCCACGGCACTGACAGACGGGCTCCTCGGAGGGCGCCGGGCAGGCCGGGCCAGGCAGGCCGGTGCTGGTCAGACGGCGCAGGTCAGGCGATGAAGGTCAGGCGGCGCGGGTCAGGCAGGGCGGGTCAGGCGGCGCGGGTCAGGCGAAGGACTCCGCCCGCGAGCGGGGCCCCGGCAGGGGTGCCGGCCGCCCCGGGCTCCTCGTCCGCCTCACCGGCCTCGGCGCGCTCTGCGGCGACGGCCGCGGCCCACTCCACGAGCAGCTGCTGGTACCTCGCCTCGTCCGCGGTGGACAGCCGGCTCCCGGACTTCTCCCACAACGCACGAATCTCCGCATTCACCACGGCTGCGGACCGCACGGAACCAAGCTCGCGAAGGGTTGGGGACATGGGCACAAGGTTACGCGGCGGGACCGACAACCGTGACCCGCCGAACCGCCGCGGTGACGCGCACCACCGGCCCGCGCACCGCGATCGTGGCTGGTGGGGGCGCCCGGCGTCCCCGCTCGACGTGTCTTCCCTCACACCCTCCCAACACCCGCGTCCTCACGCGGACTTTACGAAAACATTGATCCCGCGTTCACCAGGACCGTTGACTGCTCGTCCGCTCCCGGCGGAAGGGGAACGCCTCGGAGGCCGGAGGTTCCGATGACCGAGCCCTGGACGCAGACCGCGACCGGCGTCCTCCGCCTGCCCTCCGGGCGGCTGATGCGGGGACGCGGCCTGCGGCATCCACTGCCGGACGGCCCCACGCCCACGTACGCGCTGTATCTGCTGGACAAGCGGCCTCCCGACGTCCCCTGGGATGCCGAGTGGCTGCGCTGGCCGGACTTCCGCCTGCCCCGCGACCGGGACCGCGCACAGACCGCACTGGGCGAGGTCTGGGCGCGGGCGGCCACGGAGCGGGTCGAAGTCGCCTGCGGCGGCGGACGCGGCCGTACCGGCACGGCGCTGGCGTGCCTCGCCGTCATCGACGGCGTACCGGCCGCCGCGGCGGTGGCCTTCGTTCGGCGCCACTACGACCGCCATGCCGTCGAGACTCCCTGGCAGCGCCGGTACGTACGCCGCTTCCCGCTTCCGTGAGCGGGTGCTCCGCCCGGACGGAGACCGACCTCGGCACGGTGAGGCCGGAGGAGCCCGCCGGGTGCCCGGCGCGCCGGCCGGATCGCCCGGACCGGTCCCCCGTCCGGGTGGCGGCGACGGATCCGCGCCACCGGCCGGCCCCCGGAGCACCACGCTGGAGCGGACTGAAGGAGAGTCCGCATGGTGCCGAAGCCCCCGTCGTGCCCGCAGTGCCCCTCACGTCCCCCGCTGTGGAAGGACACCACCCGCACCGCCCCCGGCTCCGAGGACCGGTGGCGCTGGTACTGCACGTACTGCACGCGGCGCTGGGCCCCCACACCGGAGCACCGGCTCAGGTTCACGGTCTTCCCACGGGTACCGCAACGCCCCCCGCGATGACCGCTCGTCGGCCGGCCACCGCCCCAGGGCTCGCCGCCCAACCCGCTGAGCCGCACCCGCACAGGCCGAGGCCGATGAGCCGGACCCGATAGGCCGAGGCCGATGAGCCGAGGCCGATAAGCCGAGCCCGGCGCACGGACTCACTGCTTCAGGGCGACCTTGAACGCCACGATCAGCAGGCCGAGGACCAGGTTGACCGCTCCGGCCGCGAGCATGATGCGCCCCGACGCCCCGGCCCGGAACGCCGCCACGACCGCCCAGCCGACCTGCCCCGCCACCGCGACACCGAGGGCCAGCCACACCGTCCCCTCCAGGTCCAGCCCCAGCAGCGGGCTGGCGGCGACCGCGAGGGCCGGTGGGACGGCCGCCTCGAGGATCGGCCGCTCGGACACGCAGATGCGCCGGATCTCGGGCCCGCCCGGTGACACATAGGCGATGCGCTGCCCGAAGAACCGGGCGAAGACGTGCGCGGCCCAGAAGACCACTCCGGTGCCGAGCAGAAGCAGGATGAGTTCCAGCCGCGGGAACGAACCGAGCGCTCCCGCGCCGACCACCACGGAAGCCGCGAGCAGCGAACCGTACACGGCACCGGTGTAGTCGCCACGGCCGGCGGCGGCCGCCGGGGCCGCCCGGGGACGCTCGGCAGGGCTCTGGGCTGTCATGCATTCAGTGTCGCGGGACACCCCGCGCCCCGCGCGGCCGCACGAGGCCGCTCAGGTCCGGCGGCGAGCCCGGCCCGGCCCGCAGCGCCCCGGGCCGGGCCGGGGCCGAACTGGCACAGGCCGATCCGGGCCGAACGGGCGCAGGCCGGGCGGCTCCCGCCGTACGCGCGTGCCGCCGTACATGCGCTCCGCCATGCACTCCGCGGTACTCGTGGGGCTCAGGGCTCGTCCTCCGCGATCGCCCAGCGTGGCCGGACCGCCGACGCGGCCGGCCGCTGACCGTTCGCGCGCGCCGCGTCGCCCGGGTGGGACGAACCGCCCGGGCGGCGCTCGGGAGCACGCTGCGTCCGGTGCGCGTCGTCCGCCTCGTCACCGCCACCGGCGACACGGTCGGCAGCGCCCGCGTGCCGACCGCCACCACGTCCTCCGGCAGCACCGGGACCGCCCGTACCCCCAGTACCGCCATCGCCAGTATCGCCAGGACCACTGCCGCCGATGTCGACCCCGTCTCCGGCGCGAGTTCCGCTGCCGGGCGCCAGCGACCTCTGCGCGGCGGCCCGCCCGTCGAGACGCCACGGGCGGGCGTCGGCGGAACCGCGGGCCGGAGACAGCCGGGCCACCGTCTGGTGGGACATGCCCAGCAGCCGGCACGCGTCACCCTGGCTCACACACAGGTCCTCCACGAGGGTGCGTACGGCGTCGGACAGCGCCTGCCGCTCGGCCGAGTCGGCCGCCGCACGCCGTCGCCGGGCCTCCGTCACGCTGTGCAGCAGGGGAGCGAACTCCGGAACCACCAGCTCCACGCCGACCGTGTCCGGAACCGTCCCGAGCGCCTCGGCGATGGCCTCGCGGGCCATGTCCTCGGCCTCGTCGAGGGTGCGGCACTGCGTGTGGATCGCGAGTTCCGGAACGTCGACGGCCCACCACCGGCCGATCCTGCGCAGCCGGGCCTGGTAGCCAGTGGTCATGAGGACTCGGCCTCCTTCGGTTCTCGGCTGCGGTCTCCGGCCGCCCCACCTGGCGGCGGTCTCCCGCCCTCCACCGGTGCTCCAGAGGCCGGGCAGCTGACCCGCGGCGAGCGGTGCACGGCCCCTTACGGCCGCGCGGGCACGGACGGCACGGACGGCACGGACGGCACGGACGGCATCGAACAGGACGGGCGGCATCAAACGGAACGGGCGGCATGGGCGGCACGGGCGGGTGTCGGCGCCGGTGACTCCGGCACCGGTGAGGCCGGCGCCGACTCCCGCCCGCGTACGGTGTGCCGCGACGGATGTCAGCCGATGCAGAGCCCGACCACGCACACCTGGGCCGGCGCCCCGCCGGGCGGCACCGGCAGCAGCCCCGCGGGCGGTGTGGCCGGGCCGGGGGGCTCGGCGGCGGGGGGCGGCGAGGTGGTCCCGGGCGCGGGCGCGGCGGGGGCCTGCCCACCGGCCGACTGCTCGGGTGCCCGGGGTGCGGAGGACGGTGCGGTGCGCTGGTCGTCGCGGGGCAGGGGCGCCGTCTGCTGGTCCGGGACGGCTGTCGCCGACCGGCCCGCCATCCTGGTGCTCCCTGCCGCCCCCGTCACCGCCGTCTCCGCCGGCGCCTCCGCACGGGGCTGCGCGGCCTCGGCGCCGCGCCGGTGTGCGCCGGTGCCGGCGGGGCGGTCGGCGCCGGGCCGGGGTGCAGCCGCGCTGTCCGGTGTCCCGATGGGGACGGCGCCCGGCGGCACGGATCCGGACGGCGTGGCCCCGGTCCCCGGCTCCGGAGGTGCGGAAGCGAGCGCGGGACCGGTGGAGGGCTTTCCGGTGGGCAGCGCGGCGATCGTCAGACCGCCGCCGACCAGGGCGACGGCCGTCGCGGCCGCGGCCCGGCGCCGGTGCTTCTTCCAGCGCGCGAGCTGCCGGCGCCGGGCGGCCCGGCCCTGACCGGTGGCGGCGCCGGAGACGGCGGCGTCCACCTCGGACCCGTCGGCGCCGGGGCCGTCGGGAGAACCGGTGCCCGCCGTGCCGTCCGCCGTGGAGGTCGCGAACGCGTCGAACGTGTCCGTCCCGTACGCGGCAAAGCCGTCGGGCGATCCGGCGCCATCGCGGCCTGCGTGGAGGTACGGCGCGCTGCCGGGGTGGGCAGCCCGATCGCGGACGTCACGCCCGGCCATCGGCGACGGTCGCACGGTCGTTGCGGGGACTCCCGCGTCGTGGCGACGGGCAGGCGGGGCGATGTCCGGGGCGTAGGCACCGCAACCCGGGCACACGAGTGCGCCATTGAGGTCTCTGCGGCACGAGGAGCAGTAGTCCATCTGCGATCTTTCTGTGCTGACTGCGCCACAAGGGGCGCCGGCGAACTGTTCACGCACGCGGGATGAACTGTTCACGCACGCGGGATCGAGCGGCCAGTAACGCTAACGGTCCGATCCGAACGGAACGCGCAGCCCTTGTGATGCTCCTGCGAAGATTTTCCGACGGCCGCCCCGGGTATTCCCACTCCGGTTGCCATGAATCGGACGACTTGGGCGCCGCGTCGTGAGGCCCGCGACTTTCCCCGTGATTCCGGCGACATATCACGGGATATCACGGGTCGGATCGCGGACCTCACCGGCTTACGCGGCCCAGTCCTGGTGGATTGCGTCAGAGCCGACGCACCCGTGCGGCGATTCCATGGCCGAGCAGCAGGTAGATCACGGCCGGGAGACCGTAATTGAGGATGACCCGGAGACCTTCGCTGTCCATGGTGAAGATGTCCTGCGACCAGCCCGCCAGCCAGTCGGACACATCGTGCACGAAGCCGACGAATACGTTTCCCTCGTTGGCACCGAGCAGATAGAGCAGGATCCAGAGGATCAGAAATCCTGCGGCTATGTCCGCGATCGTGTGGATGACCAGGGCCGCCCGGTTTGCTCCGGCGCCGTCCCGGTTGGGGCGGTAACCCTCCCGCTGTGGCGGATAGGGGTTGTTGTAGGGCTCATTTACCGGCATGGGTTCATGGGGATTGCTCATGCCCTGCTTGCTTGCCTCGCGCGAATACGCGAAACCTCTTCCAAACCTGCGATTGCATATCGATTCCCCGGAGTAATGAACCCCGGCGACGCCGCGGGCGCCTCGCCCGCGGCGCCCGGGACCGGCCGTGACGCCCGCGGTGCCGGGGCCGCCGGTGCCCGGAGCACTGCGGCGGCCTGAGTTCGGCCGGGCCGCTCGGCCCTCGTCCGCCGGGGCCCTGGAAAGCCCACACCGCTGCTCACGCGACCGGTCCGGTCTCGCTCCCCCCGTCGTCCGAGGCGGCTGCGGGGAGGATGGGGAGGATCTGGTCGAGGCCGACGACACGGAGAATGCGCAGGGTGTGGGCGGGTACGGCGGCGAGTGCGAGGTCCGCCCGGGCGGCCTGGGCGTGGTGGTGGGCCGCGATCAGGGCGGTGATACCGCTGGAGTCGCAGAACTCCATACCGCTCAGATCCATCACGAGGCGCTGGCCCGGCCGGAGTTCGATCGTGGGGATCAGTTCACGCAGCCGGATGGCACTGCTGTGGTCGAGCTCGCCGAAGACCTCCACGACGGGACCGATGGCAGCGTCTCGGGCGGTGATCTTCAGTGGGCTCATGGGCTGCTTCCCGTCCGGGGGTCGAGGGCTGGGACGCCGAGGGCGAGCAGGGCGGTGTCGTCGTCGAGGCCGTCGCCGAAGCTGTTCAGCAGGCCGGCCAGGGCCTCCATCAGGGCGGGCGGTGTCCTTCCGGCGTGGGCGGCGGCGAACGCGAGCAGGGCTTCGTCACCGTACCGGCCAGCGCGGTCCTCACCGGTGCGGGCTTCGGTGAGGCCGTCGGTGTACAGCAGGAGGGTGTCGCCGGGGGTGAGGACGGCCGTGGCGGTGCCGAAGCGGGCGGAGGGCAGGATGCCGACGAGCAGGCCGCCGGGGGTGGGCAGGAACTCGGCGGTGCCGTCGGCCCGTACGACGACGGCCGGAGGGTGGCCTCCTGAGGCGAGGTGGACGGCGACGCGGCCGGTGGCGGCGTCGGGTTCGAGGGTGCCGAAGACGGCGGTGCAGTAGCGCGGATCCCCGCCTGCGGAGTAGCGCTCGTGGAGGACCTTGTTGAGGGTGGTCAGCGCGGAGACGGGGTCGGGATCGTGCAGCGCGGCGGCGCGCAGGGTGTAGCGGGTCAGCGAGGTGATCGCGGCGGCCTGGGGGCCCTTTCCGCACACGTCGCCGAGGAAGAAGCCGAAGCGCTTGCCGTCGAGGGAGAAGACGTCGTAGAAGTCGCCGCCGAGCCGGTCGGGATGGGCGGTGTGGTAGTGGGCGGCCACCTCCATGCCGGGAACCGGGGGCAGTTGGTCGGGCAGCAGCGACTGCTGGAGTACGGCGAGGGCGTGCTGAAGCCGGGCCCGGTCCGCCTCGGCCTGCTTGCGTGCCTCTTCGGCCGCTTTCCGGCCGCGCAGGAGTTCCTCCTCGTACGCGCGGCGGTCCCGGGCGTCGAAGACCGTGGTACGGATCAGCAGGGGCTCGCCCGTGTCGGCGTGCTTCACCGCGGAGGACACCAGCACCGGCATCCGGGCGCCGCCGGTCTGCTTGATCTCCAGGGCTATGCCGCTGATCTCGCCCTGCATGCGCAGCAGCGGCGCGAAGTGGGTCTCGTGGTACAGCTTTCCGCCGACGGTCAGCAGGTCGGTGAACCGCAT
The Streptomyces tirandamycinicus DNA segment above includes these coding regions:
- a CDS encoding superoxide dismutase family protein, which gives rise to MALRAYGRFTPPGSFVPSTALTYDRTLVPAGAWIVVEQTTERSGTVVRARVGGVKPGHAFGAHVHTAPCDADPAGAGPHYQHLAAPGADPANELWLDFTADAAGEGNAETRHRWGLRRGGAQSVVLHAEQGGAGTRVACFTVPFGGYGTP
- a CDS encoding DedA family protein — encoded protein: MFEAVGLLLGSPWIYAVVALSVLLDVFLPVLPSGVLVITAATAAAGTTAAAGQGAVTGTTAFASAAIQASGDAPSVPALLLCAATASVLGDLVAYRLARRGGERLDRAIARSRRLVAARERLGAALSRGGGLLVVIARFAPAGRSVVSLGAGAAHRKVREFLPWSALAAVAWAGYSVGLGWFGGQWLGATWVGVAVSVAALFGAGFVAAYVMRRPAPDPA
- a CDS encoding DUF2277 domain-containing protein is translated as MCRSIKTLRPPVLPEEATEEDIRAAALQFIRKVSGFRAPAAHNREVFDRAVDEVAAATRKLLDGLEVRGGAGATRKATQDPAPDAA
- a CDS encoding protein phosphatase produces the protein MTEPWTQTATGVLRLPSGRLMRGRGLRHPLPDGPTPTYALYLLDKRPPDVPWDAEWLRWPDFRLPRDRDRAQTALGEVWARAATERVEVACGGGRGRTGTALACLAVIDGVPAAAAVAFVRRHYDRHAVETPWQRRYVRRFPLP
- a CDS encoding type II toxin-antitoxin system HicB family antitoxin, whose product is MTTGYQARLRRIGRWWAVDVPELAIHTQCRTLDEAEDMAREAIAEALGTVPDTVGVELVVPEFAPLLHSVTEARRRRAAADSAERQALSDAVRTLVEDLCVSQGDACRLLGMSHQTVARLSPARGSADARPWRLDGRAAAQRSLAPGSGTRAGDGVDIGGSGPGDTGDGGTGGTGGPGAAGGRGGGRHAGAADRVAGGGDEADDAHRTQRAPERRPGGSSHPGDAARANGQRPAASAVRPRWAIAEDEP
- a CDS encoding SCO2400 family protein encodes the protein MDYCSSCRRDLNGALVCPGCGAYAPDIAPPARRHDAGVPATTVRPSPMAGRDVRDRAAHPGSAPYLHAGRDGAGSPDGFAAYGTDTFDAFATSTADGTAGTGSPDGPGADGSEVDAAVSGAATGQGRAARRRQLARWKKHRRRAAAATAVALVGGGLTIAALPTGKPSTGPALASAPPEPGTGATPSGSVPPGAVPIGTPDSAAAPRPGADRPAGTGAHRRGAEAAQPRAEAPAETAVTGAAGSTRMAGRSATAVPDQQTAPLPRDDQRTAPSSAPRAPEQSAGGQAPAAPAPGTTSPPPAAEPPGPATPPAGLLPVPPGGAPAQVCVVGLCIG
- a CDS encoding STAS domain-containing protein codes for the protein MSPLKITARDAAIGPVVEVFGELDHSSAIRLRELIPTIELRPGQRLVMDLSGMEFCDSSGITALIAAHHHAQAARADLALAAVPAHTLRILRVVGLDQILPILPAAASDDGGSETGPVA
- a CDS encoding PP2C family protein-serine/threonine phosphatase, which produces MCRTERHPDPAAGDRGASGAAFAALLEDSAEELYESAPCGYLSTLMDGTIAKINATLLGWLGLEREAVVGRMRFTDLLTVGGKLYHETHFAPLLRMQGEISGIALEIKQTGGARMPVLVSSAVKHADTGEPLLIRTTVFDARDRRAYEEELLRGRKAAEEARKQAEADRARLQHALAVLQQSLLPDQLPPVPGMEVAAHYHTAHPDRLGGDFYDVFSLDGKRFGFFLGDVCGKGPQAAAITSLTRYTLRAAALHDPDPVSALTTLNKVLHERYSAGGDPRYCTAVFGTLEPDAATGRVAVHLASGGHPPAVVVRADGTAEFLPTPGGLLVGILPSARFGTATAVLTPGDTLLLYTDGLTEARTGEDRAGRYGDEALLAFAAAHAGRTPPALMEALAGLLNSFGDGLDDDTALLALGVPALDPRTGSSP